The Methanosarcina acetivorans C2A genome includes the window AGCCCTGTTATGATCCTGAGTTCTTCATCTTCGAATCCCTCTTCAGTCAGCACCAGTATTCTTGCAAAATCCTTTACATAACGCATTATGGCTTCGCCACTATGTTGGGTCTTTCTCTCGATCTCAGTATATTCGTACCCTTTAAGATATAGCTCCAGAATCCGTTTTTTGTGGCTTACTCCGGGACCTATATCCTTCCATTTTCCTCTGGTTGGAACCAGTTCTCCATTCTCTTCCAGCGCTTCTATATGTCGTGAAATTGTCTTTGTACTCTCTCCCAGAAGAATTGCGATGTCAGCCTGGGTGAGCAAAGCGCCCTGAGTGTGTGCTTCATTACTTATGCGCATGATCCGTTTATCCAGCAGCTCTCGCTGGTTCTTAACTTTGCAGTCTTCAGGGTCGTAGATAGTGATAATGACAGAAACCAGATTCATCTCATTAACTGGTACGCCAGGAGGAACGTCTTTGGAAACTCCATGGAAGATAATCTGGCCTTCTTTGCGCTGACTGCTGAAATATAGGTCAATGTAAGACATGAAGAGCTCAGACAGAGATCTGCAAACAGCACGAGGAAAGGAATAATCCTGCATCAGTTCATTGTAAAGTTGAGTCTGTAATTGGCGATTAAAAGTTGAGAGATATTCTTTTGGGATTTTCAAGACCATTAGTGCCACCAACAATGTTTTGGTGACAAGAGTAGATAAACAATCGGTCAGAAGGGGGTATTTATGTTACTTGCATTCAAGATTTTTGAAATGGTTCCCTGGCTGATCTTTGATAATTCCGGATATCCTTCCTTGATACAGTTTTCCTGTACATATTTAGTTAAGAGTCTCTGTGTCCAGATTTCATGCGGATACCCAAAGTCCTTTGGTTTCATACATGCAACCTTGATCAGCCATACACGGGATTCATCTGTAATTGTCCTTGGTCTTCCAGCTCCTGTTTTATCCTTCAGGCCTTCTATGACCCCAAAATCCAGAACTCTTTGTATTCGAGATCTTACGGTATTATAAGCAACGTTTAGTTGCCGAGAGATTTCTGTATCGTTTATTCCCTCAAAGCTTAAAAGCACAATTTTAGCTCTTTGAACAAGACTTGCAGGTTCACTTCTAGAGTGGCTTAGTTTTTCCAAATATTTTATTTCTTCATGTGTAAGTGATAATTTGGGACGACGACTTATGCGAGCCATACATAAAAATATAAAACTAATTATATGTTAATTTACATAATAAATTTGGAATCGATGTACTAGTATTTCATACAAAATATATTTTATCACTTTTTTTGGTTTCGTGCTAAGGAATGGAGATAAATGCTGATCTTGAATTATACTCAGCAGATGGAGATCATGATTCATTCCTTATCTATTCTGATATCAATTATAACCTGAATGCAAAACTTGTTATCTCTTAGAGCGTGTTTTAAAATTAAATTTGGTTCTATGATTTTGGATAGGACTCATACACTTGAACTGAAAAAAGGAAGCATTAAACCGTTAAATATCTAAAGTGCAAATTCAAATCATAATGTTTACTGTCTTTGATTTTATGTTCAAATCATGTAATTCATACGGGAAAACTTCAGGTCAATGTGTAGCTAAATTTCGGGAAAGTTGCGGGTCTGAATTTAAAGTTAACAGTACCAATCATCCAAATGTGGAAATGGTTCGAATTTTAAGACGTTTTCTTATTCTTCAAACTCTGTAATCAATGAAGAAGGTAACAAGAAGAGAGTCGATCACGGGTTAACAACTATTGAATATAGACAGAGATGTCCATAATAATAAAAAACAAATAAAATTTCTGTGCGAAAATGGGGAAAGAACAAGTTGGAATGTACCTGAAAAACCAAAACATAAGAGATGAAGCATTCGATGAACAGCACAAAAAGAGAGTTAAATGTGAAAAGATACATGGACGCATTAAGGACACAGTAAAATTCGATCTCAGAAGATTAAGAAAAAAGTAGACTATATTCTCTATTAAAATTTATAATATCTCATCTACTGGTGCTGATATATATAAATAATATGATTGGAAACAGAATTTTTAAGAAAATATTGGCAGATTATTTTGAGTTTTGCGATATGATTTGATCTATTTTTCAGTCCAAATACGTTTAGTAATACTTTTATATTTCTATGTAATACCTTTGTGTGTTGTTAATCTTCTTTACTCAGATTATCAGGTTATAAGTAGGGTAATTCACAAAAAAGGTGTTCTGTAATGGAGAAAAAAAAATTATTAGTATTATTTTCTGTTTTCCTGACAGCCCTGATCTTAATGACGGCAGGCTGCGTTAGTCAGGACGGTTCCCAGGCCGAAGAGACCTCGGCTAAGGGGATGCTAGCTGAAGAAACATTGGCTGAAGAAGCACTGGCTGAGAATACT containing:
- a CDS encoding DUF1670 domain-containing protein, which translates into the protein MVLKIPKEYLSTFNRQLQTQLYNELMQDYSFPRAVCRSLSELFMSYIDLYFSSQRKEGQIIFHGVSKDVPPGVPVNEMNLVSVIITIYDPEDCKVKNQRELLDKRIMRISNEAHTQGALLTQADIAILLGESTKTISRHIEALEENGELVPTRGKWKDIGPGVSHKKRILELYLKGYEYTEIERKTQHSGEAIMRYVKDFARILVLTEEGFEDEELRIITGLSEKTIQEYKELIETYSTEEYQERLDQLHSIFGKKEISRMNTETGPKNSSGRWRR